The following are encoded together in the Parabacteroides chongii genome:
- a CDS encoding RluA family pseudouridine synthase, with protein sequence MRRRSGYKDTNQKKAPRGRKVAVKEENTLLPFLFQLLSEQSKSSVKALLAHGQILINGKVTSQFNAPLVPGDEVEISYERGKVEFSNPLLHIVWEDDDLIVVNKKNGLLSVSSDRVKERTAYHLLSDYVKKNDPRSKIFVLHRLDRDTSGLMMFAKNQRVQKALQSNWNSAITQRTYVAVVEGRPEKDSDLIVSNLVENAKMQVYITAEGEGKEAITRYHVLHSNGHYSLLELDLETGRKNQIRVQMESIGHPIAGDYKYGAETDPAGRLMLHARRLYFIHPETGEEMRFETRIPDAFVSLAK encoded by the coding sequence ATGAGAAGACGCTCAGGTTACAAAGACACAAATCAAAAAAAAGCCCCTCGCGGACGCAAAGTTGCGGTGAAGGAAGAGAATACACTGCTTCCTTTTCTGTTCCAATTGTTGAGCGAACAGAGCAAAAGTTCCGTCAAGGCCTTACTTGCCCACGGACAAATCTTGATAAACGGGAAAGTCACTTCCCAGTTCAACGCTCCTTTAGTGCCGGGAGACGAAGTCGAGATCAGTTACGAACGAGGAAAGGTGGAGTTCAGCAATCCTCTATTACACATCGTGTGGGAAGATGACGACCTGATCGTCGTCAACAAAAAGAACGGGCTCCTGTCTGTTTCCAGCGATCGTGTAAAGGAACGTACCGCTTACCACCTGCTCAGCGATTATGTCAAGAAGAATGATCCGCGAAGCAAAATTTTTGTACTGCATCGTCTTGACCGTGACACATCCGGACTGATGATGTTTGCCAAGAACCAACGTGTGCAAAAGGCTTTACAATCAAACTGGAACTCGGCAATCACACAGCGTACGTATGTGGCCGTCGTAGAAGGCCGTCCGGAAAAAGATTCTGACCTGATCGTCTCCAACCTGGTTGAAAACGCAAAGATGCAGGTGTATATAACAGCAGAAGGTGAAGGGAAGGAAGCCATCACCCGTTACCACGTCTTGCATAGTAACGGACATTATTCTCTATTGGAGCTTGATCTGGAAACAGGTCGTAAGAACCAGATACGCGTCCAGATGGAATCTATCGGACACCCGATTGCCGGCGATTACAAGTACGGCGCAGAAACCGATCCCGCCGGAAGGCTGATGCTTCATGCCCGACGGCTCTATTTTATTCATCCGGAGACAGGAGAAGAGATGCGTTTTGAAACGCGTATTCCGGATGCTTTCGTTTCATTAGCTAAATAA
- a CDS encoding vWA domain-containing protein: MKTKTTIISLLTAAILAGGLFLLVKKPLICTPPPVPHPAQAEVQTQKTAKAQAEVLSIVEDAAPIIAEEEVVCCEALVTTSSSYDYDQETNRNEYNQLAENKFRKVNNEPLSTFSIDVDAASYGTIRRYINEGQNPPADAVRVEELINYFSYNYEEPTGKDPVNITAEVGPCPWNKENRLVRIGLKAKEIPSENLPASNLVFLVDVSGSMYGPDRLGLVKSSLKLLINNLREEDRVAIVVYAGEAGVVLPSTSGSNKQKIREALDELTAGGSTAGGAGIQLAYDIARKNYIREGNNRVILCTDGDFNVGVSSSEGLERLVEKERKSGVFLTVLGYGMGNYKDSKMQVLAEKGNGNHAYIDNIQEANKTLVHEFGSTMYAVAKDVKLQIAFNPDQVQEYRLVGYESRLLNNRDFNDDTKDAGEMGAGHTVTAFYEIKPNNAPRTMQFAEPELLAIRLRYKAPDSDVSQLIETKLKASGSNKLSPDFYFASAVAMFGQLLRNSEYKGTGSYNQVISLAQSGLVNDRQGYKREFIRLVETMNGLTAATH; this comes from the coding sequence ATGAAAACGAAAACAACAATCATCAGCTTACTTACGGCAGCTATCCTGGCTGGCGGTCTGTTTCTTCTTGTAAAAAAGCCGTTAATCTGTACGCCTCCTCCGGTTCCGCATCCGGCACAGGCTGAGGTACAAACACAGAAAACAGCGAAGGCACAGGCTGAGGTTCTCTCTATCGTTGAAGACGCAGCTCCCATCATTGCAGAAGAAGAAGTCGTTTGTTGCGAAGCTTTGGTGACCACATCTTCATCCTATGATTACGATCAGGAAACAAACAGGAACGAGTATAACCAATTGGCAGAAAACAAATTCAGGAAAGTCAATAACGAACCGCTTTCTACTTTCTCGATCGATGTCGATGCCGCTTCTTACGGGACGATCCGGCGTTATATCAATGAAGGGCAAAATCCTCCGGCCGATGCTGTCCGCGTAGAAGAATTAATCAATTATTTCTCCTACAATTACGAGGAACCAACAGGAAAAGATCCTGTAAATATCACCGCCGAAGTAGGACCATGTCCCTGGAATAAAGAAAATCGCCTGGTACGTATCGGGTTAAAAGCGAAAGAGATTCCTTCTGAAAATCTGCCGGCTTCCAATCTGGTTTTCCTCGTAGACGTATCAGGTTCTATGTATGGGCCGGACCGTCTGGGATTGGTTAAGTCATCCCTGAAACTCCTGATCAATAATCTGCGGGAAGAAGATCGCGTAGCCATCGTGGTATATGCCGGAGAAGCAGGTGTGGTACTACCATCCACCTCCGGAAGTAATAAGCAAAAAATACGTGAAGCACTCGACGAACTGACGGCAGGAGGTTCGACTGCCGGTGGTGCCGGTATCCAACTTGCCTACGATATTGCACGGAAGAATTATATCCGGGAAGGAAACAACCGCGTGATACTCTGCACCGATGGCGATTTCAATGTGGGAGTATCATCTTCCGAAGGATTGGAGCGATTAGTCGAAAAAGAACGTAAAAGCGGTGTATTCCTAACCGTTCTGGGTTATGGTATGGGAAATTATAAAGACAGTAAGATGCAGGTTCTTGCCGAAAAAGGAAACGGCAACCATGCTTATATCGACAATATCCAGGAAGCAAACAAAACACTCGTCCATGAGTTTGGTAGTACAATGTATGCCGTAGCCAAAGACGTGAAGTTACAGATCGCTTTCAATCCCGATCAGGTACAGGAATATCGTCTGGTCGGTTACGAAAGTCGCTTATTGAATAACAGGGATTTCAACGACGATACCAAAGATGCCGGTGAAATGGGTGCCGGACATACGGTAACGGCTTTTTACGAAATAAAGCCGAACAATGCTCCCCGCACCATGCAGTTTGCAGAACCGGAGTTACTGGCTATACGCCTGCGCTACAAAGCTCCTGACAGCGACGTCAGCCAGTTGATCGAGACTAAATTGAAAGCAAGCGGCAGCAACAAGCTTTCCCCCGATTTCTATTTTGCATCGGCTGTCGCCATGTTCGGCCAGTTACTGCGCAACTCCGAATACAAAGGAACAGGTTCATATAATCAGGTGATCTCTCTGGCACAAAGCGGACTGGTAAATGACCGCCAGGGTTACAAACGGGAATTTATCCGGTTGGTTGAAACAATGAACGGGTTGACTGCTGCAACTCACTAA
- a CDS encoding RNA polymerase sigma factor, which translates to MLFFRRNISTYSDSELLQLYKETGKSDYFGELYNRYIPLLYGLCLKYLQEEEKAQDAVMQLFEDLLPKLSRYEIREFRTWIYSVAKNHCFQLLRKENPEIATDFDRQFVESYDLLHLLDKEETSDDARTAALKHCLEKLPEPQQRCILSFFMEEMSYVDIVEQTGYQLKSVKSYIQNGKRNLKSCIEKRMAQ; encoded by the coding sequence TTGCTGTTTTTCAGACGTAACATATCAACCTATTCAGATAGCGAACTGCTGCAATTATATAAGGAAACCGGGAAAAGCGATTATTTCGGTGAACTGTATAATCGCTATATCCCATTGCTATACGGGTTGTGCCTGAAATATTTGCAGGAAGAAGAGAAAGCACAGGATGCTGTCATGCAATTGTTCGAAGACTTGCTGCCAAAGCTTTCGCGTTACGAGATACGGGAGTTCAGAACCTGGATTTACAGTGTGGCAAAGAACCATTGCTTCCAGCTGTTACGAAAAGAAAATCCCGAGATAGCAACCGATTTCGACCGGCAATTTGTGGAATCGTACGATTTATTGCATCTATTAGATAAAGAAGAAACGAGTGACGATGCCCGTACGGCAGCCCTCAAGCACTGTCTGGAGAAGCTGCCCGAACCGCAGCAACGTTGTATCCTGTCTTTTTTTATGGAAGAAATGTCGTACGTCGATATCGTAGAGCAGACCGGGTATCAGCTCAAAAGCGTAAAAAGTTATATTCAGAATGGCAAACGCAATCTGAAAAGTTGTATTGAAAAGAGAATGGCGCAATGA
- a CDS encoding energy transducer TonB codes for MRNLLQYIQGSRKGKEAHRLEKEAMKDPFLADALDGFQTVEGNHVESIEAMRRRISRRTRSQRDQIAKWSIAASLLICLGFGSYFWFNRDAAMPKELQSMVIQEKAVTPPPPPEPAIAQAAVTPELQEETEAMQKQAPVAAKKPEARMRQVTPTPAPLAAAPARAEVLSIVEDDANVAEMIVAEEEVAMDATMARASIHRPEPVIGYKAYEEYLRKELIHPQDSTCKGVTGTVVVAFHINEKGRPVDLEVKRSLCASADKEALRLIEKGPDWKVDTTQVIVPVLFAP; via the coding sequence ATGAGAAATCTGTTGCAATACATACAAGGTTCACGAAAAGGCAAGGAAGCCCATCGTCTGGAAAAAGAGGCGATGAAAGATCCTTTCCTGGCCGACGCACTGGATGGTTTTCAGACAGTGGAGGGCAACCATGTGGAAAGTATCGAAGCAATGCGCCGCCGTATCTCCCGCCGTACCCGTTCTCAAAGAGATCAGATTGCGAAATGGAGTATTGCTGCCAGCTTGTTGATCTGTCTGGGATTTGGCAGTTATTTTTGGTTTAACAGAGATGCCGCTATGCCGAAAGAGTTACAGTCGATGGTTATACAGGAAAAAGCTGTGACACCGCCACCACCTCCTGAACCGGCGATCGCCCAGGCTGCTGTTACCCCTGAATTACAGGAAGAAACGGAAGCAATGCAAAAACAAGCACCGGTAGCTGCAAAAAAGCCCGAAGCTAGAATGCGGCAGGTAACACCTACGCCGGCCCCTTTGGCTGCTGCTCCTGCGAGAGCTGAAGTCTTGTCTATCGTTGAAGATGATGCCAATGTAGCAGAAATGATCGTGGCGGAAGAAGAAGTAGCGATGGATGCAACTATGGCTCGTGCCTCGATACACCGGCCGGAACCTGTTATAGGCTATAAAGCCTATGAGGAATATTTGCGTAAAGAATTGATTCACCCGCAGGACTCAACCTGTAAAGGGGTGACCGGAACTGTCGTTGTTGCATTCCATATCAATGAAAAAGGCCGTCCGGTCGATCTGGAAGTCAAACGAAGCCTGTGCGCATCAGCAGACAAGGAAGCGCTTCGCCTGATCGAAAAAGGTCCGGACTGGAAGGTGGATACGACCCAGGTTATTGTTCCTGTCCTTTTCGCTCCGTAA
- a CDS encoding RNA polymerase sigma-70 factor: MNYIQSDFERIYKLYYPKMFGFAKNYVLADEDAENIVQDVFLVLWEKKDELEITYTLTTYLFTLVKNKCLSFLRHKLIEEEYNLQMKEELSFKLYALESLDYSYQSETELQEVIKRALDALPERCREVFIKSRIEGLKYKEISEELGISVNTVENHIVTALKKLRIELKDYLPLLLFLVK, translated from the coding sequence ATGAATTATATTCAAAGTGATTTTGAAAGGATATATAAGTTGTACTATCCGAAGATGTTTGGATTTGCCAAAAACTATGTTTTGGCAGATGAAGACGCCGAGAATATAGTACAGGATGTTTTTTTGGTGCTTTGGGAAAAAAAAGATGAACTTGAAATTACTTATACATTAACCACCTATTTATTTACCCTTGTTAAGAATAAGTGCCTTAGTTTTCTGCGACACAAACTGATAGAGGAAGAATATAATCTTCAGATGAAGGAAGAGCTAAGTTTCAAACTGTATGCCTTGGAATCGTTGGATTATTCTTATCAATCGGAAACGGAATTGCAGGAAGTCATAAAACGGGCTCTTGATGCCCTGCCGGAGCGTTGCCGGGAAGTCTTTATTAAAAGTCGTATAGAAGGATTGAAGTATAAAGAAATATCGGAAGAATTGGGTATTTCTGTAAATACTGTTGAAAATCATATAGTCACAGCTTTAAAGAAACTACGTATTGAACTAAAAGATTATCTGCCCCTATTATTATTCCTTGTTAAATAA
- a CDS encoding FecR family protein produces MLDLLSKYLTGNISSEEKQTLFRRLKEDVGDRKEAADMQNLSALVSMAKEDCMASDMQYRSFVSLRRKRTFFLGSRKIASYAAIMIFSVLSTYLLMTYTGNMKDELVRYQEFSTPAGQRAKVLLADGTEVWLNANSRLRYPEHFDLKQREVELNGEAFFEVEKDTGSPFIVKTNKMDIKVTGTKFNVSAYDSEMYFVTSLLEGSVSVSCVNDRSRNYALRPQQQIVVSDHSSEISLFTNTDFMSWRDGVFIFDDMLLTDIIKKLELYYDVSIIVKDTKLGNFRYTGKFRQRDGVESVLKKLQIVYPFTYTKDDDRNQILLQ; encoded by the coding sequence ATGTTGGATTTATTATCAAAGTATTTGACGGGAAATATCTCGTCTGAAGAAAAGCAAACTCTTTTCCGTCGATTGAAAGAAGATGTCGGTGACAGGAAGGAAGCTGCTGATATGCAAAATTTATCAGCACTTGTTTCTATGGCTAAGGAAGATTGTATGGCTTCCGATATGCAGTATCGTTCATTTGTCAGTTTACGAAGAAAGCGTACGTTCTTTTTAGGTTCCAGGAAGATTGCTAGTTACGCAGCCATAATGATTTTTTCTGTCTTGTCGACTTATTTATTGATGACATATACGGGGAATATGAAGGATGAATTGGTTCGTTATCAGGAATTTTCAACGCCAGCAGGACAGCGGGCGAAAGTTTTGTTAGCTGATGGTACGGAAGTCTGGCTGAATGCTAATTCCAGATTACGTTACCCTGAACATTTCGATTTGAAACAACGGGAAGTCGAACTGAATGGGGAAGCTTTCTTTGAGGTCGAAAAGGATACGGGAAGTCCTTTTATCGTAAAAACGAATAAGATGGATATAAAAGTGACTGGAACAAAATTCAATGTGAGTGCATATGATTCTGAAATGTATTTTGTAACGTCCTTACTTGAAGGAAGCGTTTCTGTATCCTGTGTAAATGATAGGAGTCGTAATTATGCACTACGTCCGCAGCAACAAATAGTTGTGTCCGATCATTCATCGGAAATTTCTTTATTTACTAATACTGATTTTATGTCTTGGAGGGATGGCGTATTCATTTTTGATGATATGCTATTAACTGATATTATAAAGAAATTAGAGCTTTACTATGATGTCTCAATTATTGTGAAGGATACAAAACTCGGTAATTTCCGCTATACGGGGAAATTTCGACAAAGGGATGGGGTAGAAAGTGTTTTGAAAAAGTTGCAAATAGTATATCCGTTCACTTACACCAAAGACGATGATCGTAATCAGATTCTTTTGCAATAA
- a CDS encoding TonB-dependent receptor, whose product MRISTLFLFVCLFASYASNVNSQTAKVNIANGRMTIGTFINQVEKETDYLFVYNKGEIDVNKTVSLNEGENAVADCLNRIFKNSGVSYVFEDDYIVLTKRVKIQGETVAQQSGKVIQGIITDEAGTLIIGANVFVKGTTIGTVTDINGKFSLEIPSENASLVISYIGYVEQQVPVKGRKNWTITLKEDLQSLEEVVVVGYGTVKKGNLTTAVTAVKADVLTNKPSQTITDALQGAVPGLSIVQSGRPGSASSMQLRGATSLNESGSPLLLVDGVPSEFNYLNVEDIESVTVLKDAASAAIYGSRAAHGVILVTTKRGQLGKPTFRYNGYVGVNTPTDMPEMVGSAEYARIYNESQRNIGRSDVYSEDDIRKFASGEDPNRYPNTNWLDLMFQNSITTRHSIAATGGTESVKYYLSGGFDHQTGVIPEVEHDVFNVRSNVDVQVTNKFNISFDMRYILRKKDEVISMDNNIIDVYKMNPTNIAYYTDGSYGYNPKAIINPIAYIHEFGHDLWDKHDASGIFKMSYEFIDGLKLTGLANVNYIFGKTSTFGREISFTDFFTQEVTTKGINSMKEERTSTAYYNLQALLTYQKTFGKHSIDVLAGYQQENQRYDWINAYRDGYPTDIVHVLTGGSKDNWSNDGNAEHWAIASFIGSMNYDYAGKYLLSLKVRSDGSSRFASGHRWSTFPSVSAAWRISGENFMGVTSSFLDDMKIRASWGKTGASSGLGLYPSYTTIAMGGVALNNSYVQTAYLKTLGNTDLGWEKTTMFDVGTDAYFLKNRLGVTFDYYIKNTNEILIGLPVPMEYGFGKPNVNIGEVENRGWEMELSWNDKVGEVSYSIQANLSNNKNKVLDLAGTGPWKDGYTAEGLPMKSIYGYEALGFFESEEDIANSPFQNVKNKPGDIKYKNQNNDDKIDGDDRVVIGDPNPHYLYGLRLNAAWKGFDISMLFQGIGKKDYIMSGPGIQPLSDGGGGPVFVHQLDYWREDNRDAEYPRILTSDQASFNYEKSDFWKINAGYFRMKNLQVGYNFSNDLLKNSGFSNLRLFFSASNLFTIDNFVPGYDPETSNAYTYPLSRTYSFGLNVQF is encoded by the coding sequence ATGAGAATTTCAACATTGTTCTTGTTTGTCTGCTTGTTTGCATCTTATGCGTCGAATGTAAATTCGCAGACGGCAAAAGTAAACATCGCAAACGGTCGTATGACAATCGGGACTTTTATCAATCAGGTTGAAAAGGAGACCGACTATCTGTTTGTCTATAATAAGGGAGAAATTGACGTAAATAAAACAGTTTCATTGAATGAAGGCGAAAATGCTGTAGCCGATTGCTTGAACCGTATTTTTAAGAACTCGGGTGTGTCATACGTTTTCGAAGACGATTATATCGTGTTGACAAAACGGGTGAAGATACAGGGAGAGACTGTCGCTCAGCAATCAGGAAAAGTTATCCAGGGAATTATTACAGACGAGGCAGGGACGTTGATAATTGGAGCGAATGTGTTTGTGAAAGGAACAACAATCGGTACGGTGACAGATATCAATGGAAAATTCTCATTGGAAATACCTTCGGAGAATGCATCTTTAGTGATCTCTTACATTGGCTATGTGGAGCAACAAGTTCCGGTGAAAGGAAGGAAAAACTGGACGATTACTCTGAAAGAAGATTTGCAAAGTTTGGAAGAAGTCGTCGTTGTCGGATATGGTACTGTGAAAAAAGGGAATCTGACTACAGCAGTAACTGCTGTTAAAGCAGATGTTTTGACTAATAAACCGTCTCAAACGATTACAGATGCTTTGCAGGGAGCCGTTCCTGGCTTGAGTATCGTACAATCAGGTCGTCCGGGTAGCGCTTCATCCATGCAGTTACGCGGGGCTACATCTTTGAATGAAAGCGGATCTCCTCTTTTATTAGTGGATGGAGTTCCGAGTGAATTTAATTATTTGAATGTAGAAGATATAGAAAGTGTAACTGTTTTGAAAGATGCTGCATCTGCTGCTATTTATGGTTCTCGGGCAGCTCATGGCGTTATTTTGGTAACAACAAAACGTGGGCAACTGGGAAAACCTACTTTTCGCTATAATGGATATGTCGGTGTAAATACTCCGACTGATATGCCGGAAATGGTGGGATCTGCCGAATATGCTAGAATTTATAATGAATCTCAGCGTAATATAGGACGTAGTGATGTCTATTCAGAAGATGATATAAGAAAATTTGCAAGTGGCGAAGATCCGAACCGTTATCCAAATACCAATTGGTTGGATTTGATGTTTCAGAATAGTATTACAACCCGCCATTCGATTGCAGCAACTGGTGGAACAGAAAGTGTAAAATATTATTTGAGTGGAGGTTTTGACCATCAGACAGGTGTGATTCCTGAAGTAGAACATGATGTGTTCAACGTGCGTTCAAATGTGGATGTTCAGGTAACGAACAAGTTTAATATATCTTTTGATATGAGATATATTCTACGTAAGAAAGATGAAGTTATCTCAATGGATAACAATATTATAGATGTATATAAAATGAATCCGACCAACATCGCTTACTATACTGATGGAAGTTATGGATATAATCCGAAAGCAATTATAAATCCGATTGCTTATATACATGAGTTTGGGCATGATTTGTGGGATAAACATGATGCTTCCGGTATTTTTAAGATGAGTTATGAGTTTATTGACGGTTTGAAGTTGACCGGACTAGCCAATGTAAATTATATCTTTGGTAAGACTTCGACGTTTGGGCGTGAAATTTCTTTTACGGATTTTTTCACACAGGAGGTGACTACCAAGGGGATCAATTCAATGAAAGAAGAACGTACTTCTACTGCATATTATAATTTGCAGGCGTTGTTGACTTATCAGAAAACATTTGGAAAACATTCTATTGATGTTTTAGCCGGTTATCAGCAGGAAAATCAGCGTTATGATTGGATCAATGCTTATCGGGATGGTTATCCGACGGATATCGTACATGTTTTGACTGGAGGATCTAAAGATAATTGGAGTAATGATGGGAATGCAGAACATTGGGCAATTGCTTCTTTTATCGGAAGTATGAATTATGATTATGCGGGTAAATATTTATTGTCTTTGAAGGTGCGTTCTGATGGTTCTTCTCGTTTTGCCAGTGGCCATCGTTGGTCAACTTTCCCTTCTGTTTCAGCTGCATGGCGTATTTCAGGGGAAAACTTCATGGGGGTGACCTCTTCATTTCTGGATGATATGAAAATTCGTGCTTCATGGGGTAAAACCGGAGCTTCTTCCGGATTAGGATTGTATCCGAGTTATACAACGATAGCGATGGGAGGAGTCGCATTGAATAACTCTTATGTACAGACTGCCTATTTGAAAACGTTGGGTAATACCGATTTGGGTTGGGAAAAAACGACCATGTTCGATGTGGGAACTGATGCTTATTTTTTGAAAAATCGCTTGGGAGTTACATTCGATTATTATATCAAGAATACGAATGAAATTTTGATCGGTTTACCTGTCCCGATGGAATATGGTTTTGGAAAACCGAATGTGAATATCGGAGAAGTAGAGAATCGTGGTTGGGAAATGGAATTAAGTTGGAACGATAAAGTCGGTGAAGTAAGTTACTCTATCCAAGCCAATCTTTCAAATAATAAGAATAAAGTTTTGGATTTGGCAGGAACAGGTCCTTGGAAAGATGGTTATACGGCTGAAGGACTGCCGATGAAATCTATTTATGGATATGAAGCATTGGGTTTTTTCGAGTCGGAAGAAGATATTGCAAATTCTCCATTCCAAAATGTGAAAAATAAACCGGGAGATATCAAATATAAGAATCAGAATAATGATGACAAGATCGATGGAGATGACCGTGTTGTTATAGGTGATCCTAATCCGCATTATTTGTATGGCTTGCGTTTGAATGCTGCTTGGAAAGGCTTTGATATAAGTATGTTGTTTCAAGGTATTGGGAAGAAGGATTATATTATGAGTGGTCCTGGTATCCAGCCGTTAAGCGATGGAGGAGGAGGCCCGGTGTTTGTGCACCAGTTGGATTATTGGAGAGAGGATAATCGAGATGCTGAATATCCGCGTATTTTGACTTCCGATCAAGCTTCTTTCAATTATGAAAAATCGGATTTTTGGAAAATCAATGCAGGGTATTTTCGTATGAAAAATTTGCAAGTGGGATATAATTTCTCTAATGATTTGTTGAAGAATTCAGGCTTTTCTAATTTGCGTCTGTTTTTCTCAGCTTCTAATTTGTTTACGATTGATAATTTTGTTCCGGGCTATGATCCGGAAACATCCAATGCGTATACATATCCTTTGTCAAGAACCTATTCTTTTGGTTTGAATGTTCAATTTTAA
- a CDS encoding RagB/SusD family nutrient uptake outer membrane protein yields the protein MKNIKYYLILLGMIVLTGCDDFLTTPPLDQITEDDWWKDESQAKMMVDNCYVHLYNDDGDNLLVFRDGFTDNAIWSGNAVMADGSMTAYTGKVKNEWKYSEIANLNYVLEGLEKAKESVSSEQYDHMRAEVRFIRAFLYYDMLFYFGDIPLVTKVLTIDESRQTSRQPREEVLNFILTELNEVLVDIQKDTSSETGRVNENVVKAFLARIYLHEKNYDKVLEYTKAIIDSGNYGLYRAFDGNADKNSYEELFRPQADGNNNEIIFEKQYSAPLKVHALNRNLSPASSVYLGWTGLRPLQSLVDEYECLGGHATSECERLDCKYVQMREEVSANGGYGEYEYRDPRLKSTIITPGWEWKANGTVRSVFGVEDPNSKDYIQKNPSYTGFLVTKYVDLEGEEADRTLGGKNLSIIRYADVLLMRSEALIEKNENLDEAVALINDVRDRARLPKNVQVTNQSDLRDKLRHERRVEFAMEGLRYYDIIRWKICDKVRGGDAYGFAKMTESGKRENIFMETRVWKDHMYLWPVPQDARDLNENLTQNPNW from the coding sequence ATGAAAAATATAAAATATTATCTGATATTGCTGGGGATGATTGTTTTGACAGGTTGTGATGATTTTTTGACCACGCCTCCTCTTGATCAAATAACGGAAGATGATTGGTGGAAAGATGAAAGCCAGGCAAAAATGATGGTGGATAATTGTTATGTCCATCTGTATAATGATGATGGGGATAATCTTCTTGTTTTCCGGGATGGATTTACAGATAATGCTATTTGGAGCGGGAATGCAGTGATGGCGGACGGTTCCATGACGGCTTATACCGGAAAAGTGAAAAATGAATGGAAATATTCTGAGATCGCTAATTTGAATTATGTATTGGAAGGATTGGAGAAAGCGAAAGAATCCGTAAGTTCGGAACAGTATGATCACATGCGGGCAGAAGTTCGTTTTATTCGTGCTTTCTTGTATTACGATATGTTATTCTACTTTGGTGATATTCCGTTAGTAACGAAAGTTTTGACAATTGATGAATCCAGACAGACCTCTCGTCAGCCACGTGAAGAGGTGTTGAATTTTATTTTGACAGAATTGAATGAAGTCCTGGTTGATATTCAGAAAGATACTTCGTCTGAAACAGGACGTGTCAATGAGAATGTTGTGAAAGCTTTCTTGGCTAGAATTTATTTGCATGAAAAGAACTACGATAAAGTTTTGGAATATACGAAGGCGATTATCGATTCTGGTAATTATGGCTTATACCGCGCATTTGATGGAAATGCGGACAAGAATAGTTATGAAGAATTGTTCCGCCCGCAGGCTGATGGAAACAATAATGAAATTATTTTTGAGAAACAATATTCGGCTCCATTGAAGGTACATGCATTAAATCGTAATTTGTCACCCGCATCTTCTGTATATTTGGGTTGGACTGGTCTACGCCCTCTGCAAAGTCTGGTAGATGAGTATGAATGTTTGGGTGGTCATGCAACAAGTGAGTGTGAAAGATTGGACTGTAAGTATGTGCAAATGAGAGAAGAGGTATCGGCAAATGGTGGATATGGAGAATATGAATATCGGGATCCCCGTTTGAAGTCTACTATTATAACTCCAGGCTGGGAGTGGAAAGCGAATGGGACGGTTAGATCTGTATTTGGTGTAGAAGATCCGAACAGTAAAGATTATATCCAGAAAAATCCTTCTTATACTGGCTTCTTGGTTACGAAATATGTCGATTTGGAAGGTGAAGAGGCCGACCGTACTTTAGGTGGTAAGAATCTGAGCATAATTCGGTATGCAGATGTGTTATTGATGCGTTCTGAAGCTTTGATTGAGAAAAATGAAAATTTGGATGAGGCGGTTGCTTTAATTAATGATGTGCGTGATAGGGCAAGGTTGCCGAAAAATGTACAAGTAACGAATCAGAGTGATTTGCGTGACAAATTGCGCCATGAGCGTCGTGTGGAATTTGCTATGGAAGGATTGCGCTATTATGATATTATCCGTTGGAAAATTTGTGATAAGGTAAGAGGAGGCGATGCCTATGGTTTTGCTAAAATGACAGAATCCGGTAAGCGGGAGAATATCTTCATGGAAACAAGAGTGTGGAAAGATCACATGTATCTGTGGCCTGTGCCTCAAGATGCCCGTGATTTGAATGAAAATTTGACACAAAATCCCAATTGGTAA